A window of SAR202 cluster bacterium contains these coding sequences:
- a CDS encoding fibronectin type III domain-containing protein, protein MGGTMLKLKGRDTWHVPGAGILVMSVLLVSLAIATRVGDAQAFPGETATTLSEYYLACGKPLPSLANRGQIFQTLGLGAASSYTGSIGQNTVLLNALKARQICPATASEIPLTDSTVPTVNSFSVTPGSVTLGGSFHIAYSVSDSGGSNLNRVELWRAGDSAGSPTGWVEVKRVSISGTSSSSSFTDTPSLSGSYWYGVHAVDNAGSWAPEASPVKVTVTPLTAPSAPLNLQATAEDGSVNLSWNAPSNNGGSAVTGYRLYRGTSSDGASFYSNVDGTTYQDIANVTNGTTYYYKVTAVNSAGESAFSNEAIATPPGGGSDTDAVRA, encoded by the coding sequence ATGGGAGGCACTATGCTGAAGCTCAAGGGTAGAGATACATGGCATGTTCCTGGTGCCGGTATTTTGGTGATGAGCGTACTGCTTGTATCCTTGGCAATCGCAACCAGGGTTGGAGACGCACAAGCGTTCCCCGGTGAAACCGCAACTACCCTGTCAGAATACTACTTGGCGTGTGGTAAACCGTTGCCGAGCCTTGCTAATCGGGGCCAGATATTCCAGACGCTGGGCCTCGGAGCAGCTTCCTCCTACACTGGTAGCATAGGGCAGAATACGGTCCTGCTCAACGCTCTGAAAGCGCGACAGATTTGCCCTGCAACTGCCTCAGAGATTCCATTGACGGATTCCACCGTTCCAACAGTTAACTCCTTCTCCGTCACTCCCGGTTCGGTAACATTGGGAGGGTCTTTCCACATCGCTTACAGCGTCTCGGACTCGGGGGGCTCGAATCTGAACCGTGTAGAGCTCTGGCGGGCGGGCGATAGTGCTGGTAGCCCAACAGGCTGGGTGGAGGTCAAGAGGGTATCCATCTCTGGAACCAGCAGCTCCAGCTCGTTCACTGACACGCCTTCGTTGTCAGGCTCCTACTGGTACGGAGTGCACGCAGTGGACAACGCCGGCAGCTGGGCTCCCGAAGCCTCCCCCGTCAAGGTGACGGTTACGCCCCTCACCGCACCATCAGCTCCGCTGAACCTTCAGGCAACTGCGGAGGATGGGTCGGTCAACCTCTCCTGGAACGCTCCCTCCAACAACGGCGGTTCGGCGGTCACCGGATACAGACTCTACAGGGGCACTTCCTCAGACGGTGCATCATTCTATTCAAACGTGGATGGTACCACCTACCAGGACATCGCCAATGTCACCAACGGCACTACCTACTACTACAAGGTAACTGCCGTCAACAGCGCAGGAGAAAGCGCGTTCTCCAACGAGGCAATCGCTACCCCCCCAGGCGGCGGCAGTGACACTGACGCTGTACGTGCGTGA
- a CDS encoding iron-sulfur cluster assembly accessory protein — MTISISPDAAEHVRKFAAQSGKPNASLRVGVKGGGCSGLTYVLDLVEAPNENDKVIEDHGLKLYVDKKSYVFLAGTILEYSGGLNGKGFVFNNPNAKTTCGCGTSFGV, encoded by the coding sequence TTGACGATCTCCATATCTCCGGACGCCGCCGAGCATGTCCGGAAGTTTGCAGCGCAGTCCGGGAAGCCGAACGCCAGCCTGCGCGTGGGTGTGAAAGGGGGAGGATGCTCCGGCCTGACGTACGTCCTCGACCTTGTTGAAGCCCCGAACGAGAATGACAAGGTGATCGAGGACCACGGCCTGAAGCTGTATGTGGACAAGAAGTCCTACGTCTTCCTGGCCGGCACAATACTCGAATACTCGGGCGGGCTAAACGGCAAGGGGTTTGTATTCAACAACCCCAACGCAAAGACGACTTGTGGATGCGGGACTTCCTTCGGCGTCTAG
- a CDS encoding M28 family peptidase — MCISILPLKAVPGRPCRADSSSTLPFAPDPLPFLPHPLPCNHLHARQSMDSLNQRAVDILKGLGGCPATPFHEEKVARHIMKVLKPLGMDVRRDEYGNIVARVRGNTAGAPPIAFVAHMDHPGYETIEAGPGLTVARAMGGVPPASYHKPTPVLVIMPDGRRVKATANPHARANGDDRLVRIEPSEPVDIASPAPVVFDLPDFVLDGDTIRMRAMDDLAGCAAITAMLERLAGGGADGDVYGVFTRAEEGGLFGARLMAQDGTLPKETIVVSVESSPAIPGVAQGAGPVIRTGDAASTFVADAEQVLIVARDAIRQRNKEFKCQRQLMSGGTCEATAFAAFGYSVTGIAFPLGNYHNATTKIPDPDGGVGAEYINVSDFLGGVELITEAAGSVSKRGDTQVRRWLREVQEDVRVRLRSTAG; from the coding sequence ATGTGCATATCTATCTTACCGCTTAAAGCTGTGCCTGGAAGGCCATGCCGGGCAGACTCCTCTTCCACTTTACCCTTCGCCCCAGACCCTTTACCCTTCCTGCCTCACCCTTTACCCTGTAACCATCTTCACGCGAGGCAAAGCATGGACTCACTCAACCAGCGCGCGGTGGACATTTTGAAGGGGCTCGGCGGCTGCCCGGCGACGCCGTTCCACGAGGAAAAGGTGGCGCGGCACATCATGAAAGTGCTGAAGCCGCTCGGCATGGACGTCCGTCGCGACGAGTACGGGAACATCGTCGCCCGTGTCCGCGGCAATACAGCCGGAGCGCCACCCATCGCATTCGTGGCGCACATGGACCATCCCGGGTACGAGACCATTGAGGCAGGCCCCGGCCTGACTGTCGCGAGGGCGATGGGCGGAGTGCCACCTGCCTCGTACCACAAGCCCACACCCGTCCTTGTGATCATGCCGGACGGCCGGAGGGTCAAGGCTACGGCGAATCCGCATGCGCGGGCAAACGGAGACGACCGCCTGGTCCGCATAGAGCCGTCGGAGCCCGTCGATATTGCGTCCCCTGCACCGGTGGTCTTCGACCTGCCGGACTTTGTGCTCGATGGCGACACGATCAGGATGCGCGCGATGGACGACCTGGCCGGCTGCGCCGCTATCACGGCGATGCTGGAGCGCCTGGCCGGCGGCGGAGCGGACGGTGACGTGTACGGCGTGTTCACGCGGGCGGAGGAGGGCGGGCTCTTCGGGGCGCGGCTTATGGCGCAGGACGGCACACTCCCGAAAGAGACGATTGTTGTCTCCGTGGAGTCCAGCCCGGCGATTCCCGGTGTGGCACAGGGCGCCGGACCGGTTATCCGCACGGGCGACGCCGCCTCCACATTCGTTGCCGATGCGGAGCAGGTGCTGATCGTAGCCAGGGACGCCATTCGACAGCGGAATAAAGAGTTCAAATGCCAGCGCCAGCTTATGTCCGGCGGCACATGCGAGGCGACGGCGTTCGCCGCATTCGGGTACAGCGTGACGGGCATCGCCTTTCCCCTGGGCAACTACCACAACGCGACCACGAAGATCCCGGACCCGGATGGCGGAGTGGGCGCCGAGTATATCAACGTCTCGGACTTCCTGGGCGGCGTGGAGCTCATAACAGAGGCGGCCGGAAGCGTGTCGAAGCGAGGCGACACGCAGGTCCGCCGGTGGCTGCGGGAAGTGCAGGAGGACGTAAGAGTGAGGCTGAGGAGCACGGCGGGGTGA
- a CDS encoding aminomethyl transferase family protein has translation MNSELKTENTSAEQHGALKSGVALVDRSALGRLAVKGKDALDLLSRLSTNALLDLAPGRGMQTVLTSNKGRIVDVLTVLRQDDRLLVLTSPATRQKVAEWMDFYTFTEDVAVKDVTLDTAMLSLSGPRAGEVLDAMSCMSASALAPYEHVYTGLGDVEAMVARTDFTGLPGFDIIAPAAHAEALRNTLLSAGEPLGIAAATQEAVEIVRIERGVPAYGKELGEDYNPLEAGLIGLVSFTKGCYIGQEVVTRLNTYQKVQKQLVALRWDGAADVQAGAPLMMDGKKAGVVTSAARLPGSGTGIGLGYVRKAQAEAGTKLEGPGGAAVEVISSFRQ, from the coding sequence ATGAATAGTGAGTTGAAGACGGAAAACACGTCGGCTGAGCAACACGGGGCGCTGAAGTCCGGGGTGGCGCTGGTGGACAGGTCCGCCCTGGGAAGGCTTGCCGTGAAGGGCAAGGACGCCCTGGACCTGCTCAGCAGGCTGTCCACCAACGCGCTGCTTGACCTTGCGCCCGGCAGAGGGATGCAGACCGTCCTCACCTCCAACAAGGGCCGCATAGTGGACGTCCTGACCGTGCTGCGCCAGGACGACCGCCTGCTGGTCCTCACATCCCCGGCAACGCGGCAAAAGGTCGCTGAGTGGATGGACTTCTACACCTTCACCGAGGACGTTGCGGTCAAGGACGTGACTCTGGACACCGCGATGCTCTCGCTATCGGGACCCAGGGCAGGCGAAGTGCTGGACGCCATGTCCTGCATGTCCGCCTCGGCGCTCGCGCCCTACGAGCACGTTTACACCGGGCTCGGAGATGTGGAGGCGATGGTCGCCCGCACCGACTTCACCGGCCTGCCGGGGTTTGACATCATTGCGCCCGCCGCACATGCGGAGGCGCTCCGGAACACCCTGCTATCCGCTGGGGAACCGCTCGGCATCGCCGCTGCGACCCAGGAGGCAGTGGAGATCGTGCGCATTGAGCGCGGCGTCCCGGCGTACGGCAAGGAGCTGGGCGAGGACTACAACCCCCTCGAGGCCGGGCTGATAGGCCTGGTGAGCTTCACAAAGGGCTGCTACATCGGCCAGGAGGTCGTCACCCGGCTCAACACCTACCAGAAAGTCCAGAAGCAGCTTGTCGCACTGCGATGGGACGGCGCTGCGGACGTTCAGGCGGGCGCGCCGCTGATGATGGACGGGAAGAAGGCGGGTGTGGTCACGTCGGCGGCAAGGCTGCCGGGCAGTGGGACGGGAATCGGGCTGGGGTACGTGCGGAAAGCACAGGCTGAGGCGGGGACGAAGCTGGAGGGGCCGGGAGGGGCGGCGGTGGAGGTGATCTCAAGTTTTCGGCAATAA
- a CDS encoding M23 family metallopeptidase, translating to MTLTLYVRELSIADPVVPGAQVTGTTGNGAPFNQSANSSGYVTLTGAPGTWQFAISAVGFTSRTWNDTITTSQTRTAFFSSKVTATPVIAAQVVSYAPANLATKPIGTSVSLSVTIRNTGNTPWNFTGGLTIFDDAGVEVASYSAQTGSMAPIEERTLIWDHVPEAAGDYWVQFGAWKQQSFIADNLLHRYPSPSRNLIRATASESCVPLSSQQVPSLERPAIATLVGFKKAQNVTVASRSNSLQVCSAPIVSRVSPPSDTISLNVGESITFIAQVTAHDGNLSGVAWRINGELVSAFRFEAIGSRQDSLPRTFTDVGTLTVTVTYLDTSGIDGDIAWTVTVEETPSVCGEALGFQMPIANNLKDPTQAFALFLPDYNGKVYQGFHGGEDWSADPGQSVYPIAKGRIAKISPLGALGHLIAIEHTGSFLFPDYATTTHGQSVHYSQENVNTFYSVYIHVTPGTGLIEGQCVNQGDAFASIATLLGSHLHLEIRHPDQIHSRNWSLVGDPEN from the coding sequence GTGACACTGACGCTGTACGTGCGTGAGTTGAGCATCGCTGATCCGGTTGTGCCCGGGGCGCAGGTCACCGGCACTACCGGCAATGGCGCGCCGTTCAACCAGTCCGCAAACAGCAGCGGTTACGTGACCCTGACAGGCGCTCCGGGGACCTGGCAGTTTGCGATCTCCGCCGTTGGCTTCACATCACGAACCTGGAACGACACCATCACTACGAGCCAGACCAGGACCGCCTTCTTCTCATCGAAGGTCACTGCCACTCCCGTCATTGCTGCCCAGGTCGTTAGCTACGCACCAGCTAACCTCGCCACCAAGCCGATCGGAACAAGCGTATCTTTATCAGTGACGATTCGGAACACCGGAAACACCCCGTGGAATTTCACCGGCGGGCTGACTATCTTCGACGACGCAGGCGTGGAAGTCGCCTCATATTCTGCTCAGACAGGCTCCATGGCGCCTATCGAAGAAAGAACTCTCATATGGGATCACGTGCCTGAGGCAGCTGGAGATTACTGGGTCCAGTTTGGCGCATGGAAGCAGCAATCTTTCATTGCCGACAATCTCTTGCATCGGTACCCTAGCCCGTCGCGGAACCTAATAAGGGCGACGGCCAGCGAATCGTGCGTACCTCTTTCATCGCAACAGGTGCCGTCACTCGAACGGCCTGCGATCGCAACGCTCGTCGGTTTTAAGAAGGCCCAGAATGTGACAGTGGCTTCAAGAAGCAATTCGCTACAAGTTTGTAGTGCTCCGATTGTAAGCCGTGTATCTCCACCCTCCGACACCATTTCTTTGAATGTCGGCGAAAGCATAACGTTCATCGCGCAAGTCACCGCGCATGACGGGAACCTGAGTGGAGTGGCATGGCGAATCAACGGTGAGCTGGTATCCGCCTTCAGGTTCGAAGCGATTGGCTCTCGGCAGGATAGCCTGCCCCGCACCTTTACTGATGTGGGCACCCTCACGGTTACGGTTACGTACTTAGATACCTCTGGAATTGACGGTGACATAGCGTGGACAGTAACGGTCGAAGAAACTCCCTCAGTCTGTGGAGAAGCACTTGGTTTTCAGATGCCTATTGCCAATAATTTAAAGGACCCTACACAAGCATTCGCATTGTTTCTCCCAGATTACAACGGCAAAGTATATCAAGGGTTCCACGGGGGAGAAGACTGGTCAGCGGACCCGGGACAATCAGTCTACCCGATTGCCAAAGGTAGAATCGCAAAGATCTCTCCACTAGGGGCCCTCGGACACCTCATCGCTATCGAACATACCGGATCTTTCTTGTTCCCTGACTATGCCACGACCACTCACGGCCAGTCCGTTCATTATTCTCAAGAGAACGTGAATACGTTTTACTCTGTTTACATACACGTAACGCCAGGAACCGGGCTAATAGAAGGTCAGTGCGTCAATCAAGGCGATGCGTTTGCCTCCATTGCGACTTTGCTTGGGTCCCACCTTCATTTGGAGATTCGCCATCCAGACCAAATTCACTCAAGAAACTGGAGTCTGGTAGGAGATCCCGAAAACTAG
- a CDS encoding aldehyde dehydrogenase family protein translates to MKMYIGGQWVDRDQKITVDNPFDGSVVDTVPKATREDVETAIASAVRGAAEMKKLSAYKRFEILRKAADLMKAQSEDLARTISMEEGKIIGEGRLEANRSYQTMELSAEEAKRLYSEVIPLDGAANWTGQLGFTIRVPVGVVAAIAPFNFPLNLVCHKVGPAIAAGNSVILKPASDTPLSSLKLTKILLEAGLPAEAIQCITGSGSTIGDPLVADTRVRKITFTGSKEIGERICKIAGLKKVTMELGSNSPLIVMADADMEKVVRATVSTGFSNAGQVCISTQRVIANRKIYGEFVDRLTAGVKALTVGNQLDEKTKMGPMVRDADAKRVNAWINEAVASGARVTTGGDYQGALHQPTVVADVKPEMRISCEELFGPAVAVTPFDNIEDAIRLANDSPYGLSAGIFTQNIDWAMKFAKEVDSGNLHINWGPQWRADLMPYGGLKDSGMGKEGPHHAVNEMTELKMVVIHP, encoded by the coding sequence ATGAAGATGTACATCGGCGGCCAGTGGGTCGACAGGGACCAGAAGATCACCGTCGACAATCCCTTCGACGGCTCGGTAGTGGACACCGTGCCAAAGGCTACCAGGGAAGACGTTGAGACCGCGATCGCCAGCGCAGTGCGTGGCGCGGCTGAGATGAAGAAGCTCTCGGCCTACAAGCGCTTCGAGATCCTTCGGAAGGCCGCCGACCTCATGAAGGCGCAGTCCGAGGACCTGGCCCGCACTATCTCCATGGAAGAGGGCAAGATCATCGGCGAGGGCCGCCTGGAGGCCAACCGGTCGTACCAGACGATGGAGCTCTCCGCCGAGGAGGCAAAGAGGCTCTACAGCGAGGTTATCCCCCTGGACGGCGCTGCCAACTGGACAGGCCAGCTCGGCTTCACTATCCGCGTTCCGGTCGGAGTCGTCGCGGCCATTGCGCCGTTCAACTTCCCGCTGAACCTCGTCTGTCATAAGGTCGGCCCGGCCATCGCGGCGGGCAACTCCGTCATCCTGAAGCCAGCGTCGGACACGCCGCTGTCTTCGCTCAAGCTCACCAAGATCCTCCTGGAGGCAGGACTGCCCGCGGAGGCCATCCAGTGCATCACCGGCTCCGGCAGCACCATTGGCGACCCGCTGGTGGCGGATACGCGCGTCCGCAAGATCACGTTCACCGGCTCCAAGGAGATAGGCGAGCGTATCTGCAAGATCGCGGGCCTCAAGAAGGTCACAATGGAGCTGGGCTCCAACTCCCCACTCATCGTCATGGCGGATGCCGATATGGAGAAAGTAGTCCGGGCAACCGTCTCGACCGGCTTCTCGAACGCCGGCCAGGTCTGCATATCCACACAGCGCGTAATCGCGAACCGCAAGATCTACGGCGAGTTCGTGGACAGGCTCACCGCGGGCGTGAAGGCGCTGACGGTCGGCAACCAGCTCGATGAGAAGACCAAGATGGGTCCGATGGTCCGCGATGCGGACGCCAAGCGCGTCAACGCGTGGATCAATGAGGCCGTCGCGAGCGGCGCGAGGGTCACGACCGGCGGAGACTACCAGGGCGCCCTGCACCAACCGACGGTCGTCGCGGACGTTAAGCCCGAGATGCGCATCTCATGCGAGGAGCTCTTCGGCCCGGCCGTGGCAGTGACGCCCTTCGATAACATCGAGGACGCGATCAGGCTGGCGAACGACTCACCTTACGGCCTGAGCGCGGGCATATTCACCCAGAACATCGACTGGGCGATGAAGTTCGCGAAGGAAGTGGACTCCGGCAACCTGCATATCAACTGGGGCCCCCAGTGGCGCGCCGACCTGATGCCGTACGGCGGCCTCAAGGACAGCGGCATGGGCAAGGAAGGCCCGCACCACGCGGTGAACGAAATGACCGAGCTGAAGATGGTCGTCATCCACCCGTAA
- a CDS encoding RNB domain-containing ribonuclease: MREKAQEEAAKIDLAEAWEVLRDEPRAISPSDLAELYWGGNVEVTRLIALVLHLEEGTDFFTADGTGYMPRTLEAVEEIRTRRRRETENAEAAQSLMLALSAGKLPDPFTKAHATLLQHLRGFAVHGDEYPRSHAAHSLLHIVDAGARDLQRRAFELLVAAGVFSPDEPLELLRTEITDKFPPEALAEAEAISVEQSLEGGQWRDLTALEVVTIDDVTTLDRDDALSLEFPEGGDPKRAYRIGIHIADAGALIPPGGAVDLEADRRMATLYMPERHIEMLPVVFTRNAGSLDPGQTRLAMSLMVDCDAEWSITGYEIVPSIIRSRAAVPYAEVDVALKDDTHPWHWMLDKLNDAARAFRKKREEAGAIMLDRSEMDIKVDGEGKITVKVFQPSQSREMVAEMMILCNSMLAQFCKEKGIPATYRAQTAPDISDIKLTREDGSPLPHGPLLRYPIARRFLPAEITTVPARHGGLGVDAYIQATSPLRRYPDLVMQRQISRFLSTGQPFYPQDAIASVVGRAEVQLRELNQVENERERYWFLKHLKLTRLEESGAPAAASLFAAVVLENEPRRPAMLELEEFPFRVRTELPRGVNPGDRVVLRLAGVDLWRKQGHFVYIGAAR, from the coding sequence ATGCGCGAGAAGGCGCAGGAGGAGGCGGCGAAGATCGACCTGGCCGAGGCCTGGGAGGTCCTGCGGGACGAGCCGCGCGCGATTTCTCCCAGCGACCTTGCGGAGCTTTACTGGGGCGGCAATGTAGAAGTCACCAGACTCATCGCCCTTGTGCTGCACCTGGAAGAGGGCACCGACTTTTTCACGGCGGACGGCACGGGATACATGCCACGAACGTTGGAAGCCGTGGAGGAGATCCGTACGCGGCGCAGGCGGGAGACAGAGAACGCTGAGGCTGCTCAGTCGCTCATGCTCGCCCTGTCCGCCGGCAAGCTGCCCGACCCCTTCACGAAGGCGCACGCAACGCTGTTGCAGCACCTTCGAGGCTTTGCTGTACATGGCGACGAGTACCCGCGTAGCCACGCAGCGCACAGCCTGTTGCACATCGTGGATGCCGGCGCCCGCGATCTCCAGCGCCGCGCCTTCGAGCTGCTTGTGGCGGCGGGCGTCTTTTCGCCCGATGAGCCGCTTGAGCTGCTGCGCACGGAAATAACCGACAAGTTCCCGCCGGAGGCCCTGGCTGAGGCCGAGGCCATCTCGGTAGAGCAGTCCCTTGAAGGAGGGCAGTGGCGAGACCTGACGGCGCTGGAGGTGGTTACGATCGACGACGTGACCACGCTGGACCGCGACGATGCCCTCTCGCTGGAGTTCCCGGAAGGGGGAGACCCAAAGCGGGCGTACCGCATCGGAATACACATTGCCGATGCGGGCGCGCTCATTCCGCCCGGGGGGGCCGTGGACCTCGAGGCTGACAGGCGCATGGCGACCCTTTACATGCCGGAGCGCCACATAGAGATGCTGCCGGTTGTCTTCACGCGCAACGCTGGCAGCCTGGACCCCGGCCAGACCCGCCTGGCCATGAGCCTGATGGTGGACTGCGACGCCGAATGGTCGATCACCGGCTACGAGATCGTTCCTTCGATTATTCGAAGCCGCGCGGCAGTGCCCTACGCCGAGGTGGACGTTGCTCTCAAGGACGACACCCATCCATGGCACTGGATGCTGGACAAGCTGAACGACGCGGCGCGCGCCTTCAGAAAGAAGCGGGAAGAGGCTGGGGCCATCATGCTCGACCGCTCCGAGATGGACATCAAGGTGGATGGCGAAGGGAAGATCACGGTAAAAGTCTTCCAGCCGTCCCAGTCGCGCGAAATGGTGGCCGAGATGATGATCCTCTGCAACTCCATGCTCGCGCAGTTCTGCAAGGAGAAAGGCATTCCGGCTACATACCGCGCCCAGACGGCGCCCGATATCTCGGACATCAAACTAACGCGTGAAGACGGGTCGCCACTCCCGCACGGCCCGCTCCTGAGGTACCCGATAGCGCGGCGCTTTCTACCCGCCGAAATTACGACCGTCCCGGCGCGCCACGGCGGCCTGGGGGTGGATGCCTACATACAGGCCACCTCTCCCCTCAGGCGGTACCCGGACCTGGTCATGCAACGCCAGATCAGCCGTTTCCTGAGCACGGGTCAGCCGTTCTACCCACAGGATGCGATTGCGTCGGTTGTGGGCAGGGCGGAGGTGCAGCTACGAGAGCTCAACCAGGTGGAGAACGAGCGCGAGCGGTACTGGTTCCTCAAGCATCTCAAGCTCACGCGACTGGAGGAGTCCGGCGCGCCCGCCGCGGCTTCGCTGTTCGCTGCGGTCGTGCTGGAAAACGAGCCGCGACGTCCGGCCATGCTGGAGCTGGAGGAGTTTCCCTTCCGTGTGCGCACGGAGCTTCCGCGCGGCGTGAATCCGGGCGACCGGGTGGTCCTGCGCCTCGCGGGGGTAGACCTGTGGCGCAAGCAGGGCCACTTCGTTTACATCGGCGCGGCCAGATAA